Proteins encoded in a region of the Stieleria neptunia genome:
- a CDS encoding YifB family Mg chelatase-like AAA ATPase, with protein sequence MLARLKTFTLLGIEAMPVDVEVDISPAAMPKTILVGLPDTAVKESTHRVERAIVNSGFTRPHDRVVINLAPGDLPKQAASFDLPVALGVLAGSGQLIPDRLEHYAIIGELALEGHTRPVKGGLSIAIETAKNEGLRGIVLPAENAGEAAVVEGLEVIPVESLSQAVAFFAGEIDIAPAPSRLEQLFEEYSAYDVDFGDVRGQEAAKRAVTLAAAGRHNLIMIGPPGSGKTMLAKRVPTVLPQLSAPESIETTRIYSALGQLPAGQPLLARRPFRSPHHTISDAGLVGGGSPPSPGEISKAHNGILFLDELPEFNRKTLEVMRQPLEDGIVTISRALRSTTFPSDFMLIAAANPCPCGYRSDPRRNCNCTPPQVEKYMSKISGPLMDRIDIHIEVPSVPFEELSSSSVTGTSSEAMRADVERARCVQAKRFADGPSDVRYNAQMTSRQVREHCKLDTSCQQMLRHSVEENGLSARAHDKILRVCRTIADIAGDKDINENHLAEAINYRNLDRDLWI encoded by the coding sequence ATGCTGGCACGACTGAAGACGTTTACTTTGTTGGGCATTGAGGCGATGCCGGTCGATGTGGAGGTGGACATCTCTCCGGCGGCGATGCCGAAAACGATCTTGGTCGGATTGCCGGACACGGCGGTGAAGGAATCCACGCACCGCGTCGAACGGGCGATCGTCAACAGTGGCTTTACCCGGCCCCACGACCGTGTCGTGATCAATCTGGCCCCCGGTGACTTGCCCAAGCAAGCCGCCTCGTTCGACTTGCCGGTCGCGCTCGGCGTGCTGGCCGGCAGCGGGCAGTTGATCCCGGACCGGCTGGAGCATTACGCGATCATCGGCGAATTGGCTCTCGAAGGGCACACGCGTCCGGTCAAGGGCGGACTGTCGATCGCGATCGAAACGGCCAAGAACGAGGGGCTGCGCGGGATCGTGTTGCCGGCCGAAAACGCCGGTGAAGCGGCGGTCGTGGAAGGGCTGGAAGTCATCCCGGTGGAGAGCCTGTCGCAAGCCGTCGCCTTTTTCGCCGGGGAGATCGACATCGCACCGGCGCCGAGCCGTCTGGAACAGTTGTTTGAAGAGTACAGTGCCTACGACGTCGACTTCGGAGACGTCCGCGGCCAGGAAGCAGCCAAACGCGCCGTAACGCTCGCCGCCGCAGGCCGGCATAATTTGATCATGATCGGTCCGCCAGGATCGGGAAAGACGATGCTGGCCAAACGGGTGCCGACGGTGTTGCCGCAACTGAGCGCCCCCGAGTCGATCGAGACGACTCGGATCTACAGTGCACTCGGTCAACTGCCCGCTGGACAACCGTTGCTCGCCCGGCGGCCGTTCCGTTCACCCCATCACACGATCAGCGATGCGGGATTGGTCGGCGGCGGCAGTCCCCCGTCGCCCGGCGAAATCAGCAAAGCGCACAACGGGATCCTGTTCCTGGACGAATTGCCCGAGTTCAACCGCAAGACACTCGAAGTGATGCGTCAACCGCTCGAAGACGGCATCGTCACCATCTCACGCGCCCTCCGCAGCACCACGTTTCCGTCGGATTTCATGTTGATCGCGGCGGCCAACCCCTGTCCCTGTGGCTACCGCAGCGACCCGCGCCGCAATTGCAACTGCACGCCGCCACAAGTCGAAAAATACATGTCAAAAATTTCGGGGCCGCTCATGGACCGTATTGACATTCATATCGAAGTCCCCTCGGTGCCCTTTGAAGAACTCTCCTCATCGTCGGTGACCGGAACGTCCAGCGAAGCGATGCGCGCGGATGTCGAACGTGCTCGTTGTGTTCAAGCGAAACGATTTGCCGATGGTCCCTCGGACGTCCGCTACAACGCACAAATGACCAGCCGCCAAGTCCGGGAGCACTGCAAACTGGATACGTCCTGTCAACAGATGCTGCGTCATAGCGTCGAAGAGAACGGGCTCTCCGCACGCGCCCACGACAAAATCTTACGCGTCTGCCGAACGATCGCCGACATTGCCGGTGACAAAGACATCAACGAGAACCATCTCGCCGAAGCGATCAACTACCGCAACCTGGATCGGGACTTGTGGATTTGA
- a CDS encoding SHD1 domain-containing protein, with the protein MRTRHLRHRVCTAALLVSFALLVSPAGGDEPRTWTDSTGKFRVTAILIQVQDDVVFLKTDAGKTLKIPVARLSQADQDFLDAGENPFEMVDAEPSPRVSVPAAPANTDSPSSSAWTNPPAVNWGSVPTMDKGFGETQWNYTPPANNALPFEPKAASLPGKANFFEGMRRLKINPLAARCVAGYTWTFSTPKPLSRISLVDLPSGKAINSDPVECNMCPLTIFNDGKTVLMQGTGKERDGFETGDQLQLWTLTGTKVTRSGIWVPFKDDKKAFGKTTNARPIKAVPIANDLLILLSDNGHLACFELATLNPIWHAKLSRNFEVTWTTDRKQMFVLDEQTLMLVDPQTGQSKGSLQLEGKPRLGWTKMRLSESGDRMLISYVNNLRIMDLKTGETIDEYSREGGAPLSPNGLSYPAPDYALLNNHLLFHIPSRITVCDYKDAAVITSVGGTEFVGLLSDKGGLIVPTSIPHPRATEILKQAVDDPSVFLIHPGVSVALDVSGVPGNYRAEVEQNLKNAISKAGYKLGSSAAIKIKAAITGPKQEAVSYIARGAYVANVYNSTITIESGGTKAWSRSAGNIPMMLQTKRGQSIQEKLDELGKRPNTSFFAAVALPKLLQAPTKSSGGNHQNALLVSKFTLRGLVDSE; encoded by the coding sequence ATGCGAACACGCCACCTCAGACACCGCGTTTGTACCGCCGCGCTCCTCGTCTCTTTTGCATTGCTTGTGTCACCGGCCGGCGGCGATGAACCACGGACTTGGACGGATTCGACCGGCAAATTTCGCGTCACGGCAATCTTGATCCAGGTTCAAGACGACGTGGTGTTTTTGAAGACCGACGCGGGGAAGACGCTGAAGATTCCTGTTGCCCGACTCAGTCAGGCCGACCAGGATTTTTTGGATGCCGGCGAAAACCCGTTTGAAATGGTCGACGCCGAACCGAGTCCACGGGTGAGTGTTCCTGCCGCTCCGGCGAACACCGACAGCCCGTCGTCGTCGGCATGGACCAATCCGCCCGCAGTCAATTGGGGCAGCGTGCCGACGATGGACAAAGGGTTCGGTGAGACGCAGTGGAACTACACGCCGCCGGCCAACAACGCGCTACCCTTTGAACCCAAGGCCGCCTCGCTGCCGGGCAAAGCAAACTTCTTTGAAGGCATGCGGCGTTTAAAAATCAACCCGCTGGCTGCGCGGTGTGTCGCGGGTTACACGTGGACCTTCAGCACTCCGAAACCGCTCAGCCGTATCTCGTTGGTAGATTTGCCGTCGGGCAAGGCGATCAACTCCGACCCGGTCGAGTGCAACATGTGTCCGCTGACGATCTTCAACGACGGCAAAACGGTATTGATGCAGGGGACCGGGAAAGAGCGGGACGGTTTTGAAACCGGTGACCAGCTCCAACTTTGGACGTTGACGGGCACCAAGGTCACGCGTTCCGGCATCTGGGTGCCTTTCAAAGACGACAAGAAAGCGTTTGGGAAAACGACCAATGCGCGTCCGATCAAAGCCGTGCCGATCGCAAACGATCTCCTGATACTTCTCAGCGACAACGGACACCTCGCCTGCTTCGAATTGGCAACGCTGAATCCGATCTGGCACGCAAAGTTGTCACGAAATTTCGAGGTGACTTGGACGACCGATCGAAAACAGATGTTTGTGCTGGACGAACAAACGCTGATGTTGGTCGATCCGCAGACCGGGCAGTCCAAGGGCAGCCTGCAGCTCGAGGGGAAACCGCGTCTGGGGTGGACCAAAATGCGACTGAGCGAAAGCGGTGACCGCATGCTGATTTCGTACGTCAACAACTTGCGGATCATGGACTTGAAGACAGGGGAAACCATCGATGAATATTCCAGGGAGGGTGGAGCGCCGCTCTCACCCAACGGCCTCAGTTACCCCGCCCCCGATTACGCGTTGCTGAACAACCATTTGCTATTCCACATCCCGTCACGGATCACCGTTTGTGACTACAAGGATGCGGCGGTGATCACCTCGGTCGGCGGAACGGAGTTTGTCGGGTTGTTGTCCGACAAAGGGGGGCTGATCGTGCCGACTTCGATCCCCCACCCCAGGGCGACCGAAATCCTGAAGCAAGCCGTGGATGACCCCAGCGTGTTTCTGATCCATCCCGGCGTCAGCGTTGCACTGGATGTCAGCGGCGTCCCGGGAAACTATCGCGCAGAAGTTGAACAAAATTTGAAGAACGCCATTTCGAAAGCCGGATACAAACTCGGCAGCTCCGCCGCGATCAAGATCAAGGCTGCGATCACGGGACCCAAGCAAGAAGCGGTCTCGTACATCGCCCGAGGCGCCTACGTCGCGAATGTGTACAACTCGACGATCACGATCGAAAGCGGAGGCACCAAGGCTTGGTCGCGGTCCGCCGGCAACATTCCGATGATGCTGCAAACCAAACGCGGGCAGTCGATTCAAGAGAAGTTGGACGAACTGGGGAAGCGTCCCAACACGTCGTTCTTCGCAGCCGTCGCGTTGCCCAAATTGCTGCAAGCGCCTACAAAGTCATCCGGGGGCAACCATCAAAACGCGCTGCTGGTTTCCAAGTTCACACTGCGAGGGTTGGTTGACTCGGAATAA
- a CDS encoding sigma-70 family RNA polymerase sigma factor has product MTELENGVDQTRLAAAARGDQKVLADLFDEHRDRLMALVRVRLDPRLKRRVDPNDVLQETYLTIQRKFPAYCANPALPFFLWLRLETMQKLADTHRYHLGVQARDIGREISIEPHPFSSAESIALAERLLGRLTSASHAAMRSEQRQRVNDAINEMDPAARELLVLRHFEELTNSEAAQVLGISPTATYGRYLRAVRRLRNILEDLPGGVEALVS; this is encoded by the coding sequence ATGACCGAACTTGAAAACGGGGTGGACCAGACACGGCTCGCGGCCGCTGCCCGGGGTGATCAAAAGGTGTTGGCGGACTTGTTCGACGAGCATCGCGACCGATTGATGGCGTTGGTCCGAGTCCGCCTCGATCCGAGACTGAAACGGCGAGTCGACCCGAATGATGTCCTGCAAGAAACCTACCTGACGATTCAGAGGAAATTCCCGGCCTACTGTGCGAACCCCGCACTCCCCTTCTTTCTCTGGCTGCGATTGGAGACGATGCAGAAGCTGGCCGACACCCACCGGTATCACCTGGGCGTTCAGGCGAGAGACATCGGTCGCGAGATTTCGATCGAACCTCATCCGTTTTCGTCGGCGGAATCGATCGCACTTGCCGAGCGGTTACTCGGTCGATTGACGTCAGCCAGCCACGCGGCGATGCGATCCGAACAGAGGCAGCGAGTCAACGACGCGATCAATGAGATGGATCCCGCCGCACGCGAGTTGCTGGTGTTGCGGCATTTCGAGGAACTCACCAACAGCGAGGCGGCACAGGTGTTGGGCATCAGCCCGACAGCCACTTATGGTCGCTATTTGCGAGCCGTCCGCCGCCTCCGCAATATTCTGGAAGACCTGCCCGGTGGTGTCGAGGCGCTCGTGTCGTGA
- a CDS encoding nucleotidyltransferase, translating to MQLPEDFKEFIELMNSHGVRYVMIGGYAYNMYRNPRATGDIDFFVACEDENERRLRAVLEQFGFGKTLGEANILQLGKVIMLGRSPFRIDLLTQISGVSFEEVEATAIPTQVADVTIPVISAELLLKNKIATGRVKDRADAEELKAWLNRDESDP from the coding sequence ATGCAGCTGCCGGAAGACTTCAAAGAGTTTATCGAGTTGATGAATTCCCACGGCGTACGGTACGTGATGATTGGGGGCTATGCATACAACATGTACCGGAACCCGAGGGCGACCGGTGACATCGATTTTTTCGTCGCATGCGAGGACGAAAACGAACGCCGTCTCCGCGCCGTTCTGGAGCAATTCGGTTTTGGGAAAACGCTCGGCGAGGCAAACATCCTGCAACTGGGAAAGGTCATCATGCTCGGCCGATCGCCATTTCGAATCGATCTGTTGACACAGATTTCCGGTGTTTCGTTCGAAGAAGTCGAGGCGACTGCTATCCCAACACAAGTTGCGGACGTGACAATTCCGGTGATCTCCGCGGAACTCCTTCTGAAAAACAAAATCGCCACGGGCCGCGTCAAAGACCGCGCGGACGCCGAAGAGCTAAAGGCTTGGCTGAATCGCGACGAAAGCGATCCATGA
- a CDS encoding protein kinase domain-containing protein — MSGTFQQGADQQSADRQDEIIGKIADSYLADCRAGNACPIEPFVQRYPEWADELRELLPTLALVEQVKLPEQDDATISSRSAAPSLSGKTLGDYQLVRELGQGGMGIVYEAEQISLGRRVAIKVLPPNAGFSAHQKLRFEREAKAAAKLHHTNIVPVFGVGEDDGISYYVMQFIRGQGLDEVLRELESLPDHPSASAQSGAMYRSDRSDRVTRSTVDSSVSSASIHPYWINVAQIGLQVSDALAYAHAQGITHRDIKPSNLLLDVHNDVWVADFGLAKSEDDANITRSGDILGTIRYMPPEAFTSETDARGDVYSLGITLYELVTLKPAFDESDRRELIQRVVSPRPVLLDRNSTGVPRDLATIVEKAIERAAKDRYQTAEAMHEDLRRFLADEPILARRASLAERCGRWARQNRGFAASIAATIMMLVVLTIIGFSSAYYFFEQQDVQRKLNQQTQSMATANEQLLGELQSALEQSTAATASAERARRRAEQQSELTRRSLYSASMLNAIDSMDEHRGYARAQNLLDQWRPASESDIDRRDWEWYYAQAFCNQQEYSLESHRGALHGLALNGDQSYLASAGTDGWINIWEIDSRTIVKRIVSPVGPLNCVTWEPAGPARLAVGGQKGMAVFDTETWEVVYQTEKPLTVRALQWSPDGRYIARRGRWSAVSNAEESGDFCLLETDRFQVASTLHGWPGYADQFAMEMGWSADSRRVAYPSGKAAMVWDLATDSKQFQSPAAFSDLRSVRFHPTSPDQIIACGRGGTARILDLKSEEINMELAEHTHAIASLTADANGNRLATASWDGTIRIWDTETGSLRRTVHGHSRHVFKVVWDHRRDRIFSAGMDGAIKCWQPEGSHCRREFTLNANWLNDLAVSPDGGLIACAAGNRRVFLVDAVDGKVVHRFRKANTLWNGVDYSPCGTRLVAAGGIGRPDEPGRLCLWDTPSGDLLFEQTTESKINDVAFHPEGHSIAAGGSDGSIDLFDHELNPIEGPTATRFTSIQSLSWSADGGRLAIAGLGGGLGVWDSKTGQLRYWPGTTELIYTIAWSRSGEQIAVSTSSNLVMVIDATTLQPIFELPAQLEAVTTVNWGPSDRRLLTIDARGTFLLWDPISRHPTLRMSAGRGNVRAAQWSEDGSKIIASSGKRVVIWDASKGYATEASRLTK, encoded by the coding sequence GTGAGCGGCACCTTCCAGCAGGGTGCCGACCAGCAGAGTGCCGATCGGCAAGACGAGATCATCGGAAAGATTGCCGATTCCTATCTGGCGGACTGTCGCGCCGGCAATGCTTGTCCGATCGAACCATTCGTCCAACGCTACCCGGAATGGGCCGACGAACTGCGCGAACTGTTGCCAACGCTGGCGTTGGTCGAACAGGTCAAACTGCCCGAGCAGGATGATGCGACGATTTCGTCCCGATCGGCCGCGCCGTCCTTGAGCGGAAAGACGCTGGGCGATTACCAGCTGGTTCGCGAACTCGGTCAAGGAGGCATGGGGATCGTTTACGAAGCGGAGCAGATCTCGCTCGGACGTCGGGTCGCGATCAAGGTCTTGCCGCCCAATGCGGGCTTCAGCGCGCATCAGAAACTGCGATTTGAACGCGAAGCCAAAGCGGCTGCCAAGTTGCACCATACCAACATCGTGCCGGTCTTTGGCGTCGGAGAAGACGACGGGATCAGCTACTACGTGATGCAGTTCATCCGAGGCCAGGGCCTTGACGAAGTCTTGCGGGAACTCGAATCGCTCCCCGACCACCCGAGTGCTTCGGCGCAATCGGGGGCGATGTACCGAAGCGATCGATCCGATCGCGTCACGCGTTCGACCGTGGATTCGTCGGTTTCCAGCGCGTCGATCCATCCCTATTGGATCAACGTCGCTCAGATCGGACTGCAAGTCAGTGACGCGCTGGCCTATGCCCATGCACAAGGCATCACACATCGCGATATCAAACCGAGCAATCTGCTGCTGGACGTTCATAACGATGTGTGGGTTGCCGACTTCGGGCTCGCCAAGTCGGAAGACGACGCAAATATCACTCGCTCAGGCGACATCCTCGGGACGATCCGCTATATGCCTCCGGAGGCGTTTACGAGCGAAACGGACGCTCGCGGCGATGTCTACTCGTTGGGCATCACGCTGTACGAATTAGTGACGCTGAAGCCGGCGTTCGACGAAAGCGATCGCCGCGAATTGATTCAGCGCGTCGTCTCACCACGCCCCGTCCTGTTGGATCGAAACTCGACCGGAGTCCCCCGGGATCTGGCGACCATCGTTGAAAAGGCGATCGAGCGCGCAGCGAAGGATCGGTACCAGACGGCCGAGGCGATGCACGAAGACCTGCGGCGGTTTCTGGCCGACGAACCCATTTTGGCCCGGCGTGCCTCGCTCGCCGAACGCTGCGGACGTTGGGCGAGACAGAACCGCGGTTTCGCCGCTTCGATTGCCGCAACCATCATGATGCTGGTTGTCTTGACCATCATCGGATTCTCGTCGGCCTACTATTTTTTCGAACAACAAGACGTTCAGCGAAAGCTCAATCAGCAAACTCAGTCGATGGCGACGGCCAACGAGCAACTGTTGGGAGAACTCCAATCGGCGCTCGAGCAATCGACTGCGGCAACCGCATCTGCGGAACGGGCGCGGCGTCGAGCCGAACAGCAATCCGAACTCACTCGGCGGAGCCTTTATTCGGCCAGCATGCTCAACGCGATCGACTCGATGGACGAACATCGCGGATATGCCCGGGCGCAAAACCTGCTGGACCAGTGGCGTCCCGCGAGCGAATCCGACATCGACCGACGCGACTGGGAATGGTACTACGCCCAAGCATTTTGCAATCAGCAAGAATACTCACTGGAAAGTCATCGGGGTGCACTCCACGGATTGGCTCTGAATGGGGATCAATCCTACTTGGCGTCTGCCGGCACCGATGGATGGATCAACATTTGGGAGATCGACAGCCGAACGATCGTCAAACGCATTGTTTCACCGGTTGGTCCACTCAACTGCGTCACGTGGGAGCCGGCCGGGCCGGCACGTCTGGCGGTCGGCGGTCAAAAAGGGATGGCGGTTTTCGATACCGAGACGTGGGAGGTTGTTTATCAAACGGAGAAGCCGCTGACTGTCCGCGCGCTGCAGTGGAGTCCCGACGGTCGCTACATCGCAAGACGCGGTCGATGGTCCGCCGTTTCCAACGCCGAAGAATCGGGCGACTTCTGCCTGCTTGAAACGGACCGCTTTCAAGTCGCGTCAACGCTACACGGCTGGCCGGGATATGCTGACCAGTTCGCGATGGAGATGGGCTGGTCGGCGGATAGTCGTCGCGTTGCCTATCCGTCTGGGAAAGCCGCAATGGTCTGGGACCTTGCGACCGATTCCAAACAGTTCCAAAGTCCCGCGGCGTTCAGCGATTTAAGGAGCGTGCGATTCCATCCGACCAGTCCCGATCAAATCATTGCCTGCGGTCGCGGCGGCACGGCGCGGATTTTGGATTTGAAGTCCGAAGAAATCAACATGGAGTTAGCCGAGCACACGCATGCGATCGCCTCGCTGACCGCCGATGCAAATGGAAATCGTTTGGCGACGGCATCATGGGACGGAACGATTCGAATCTGGGATACTGAGACAGGATCGTTGCGACGCACGGTTCACGGTCACTCCCGACATGTGTTTAAGGTCGTATGGGACCACCGCAGAGACCGGATCTTTTCGGCGGGGATGGATGGCGCGATCAAGTGTTGGCAACCAGAGGGTTCACACTGCCGCCGCGAGTTCACCCTCAACGCGAATTGGTTGAACGATCTCGCGGTCAGTCCGGATGGTGGACTGATTGCCTGTGCGGCGGGAAATCGACGCGTCTTCTTGGTCGACGCCGTCGACGGTAAGGTGGTCCACCGATTCCGAAAGGCAAACACGCTGTGGAATGGCGTCGATTACTCGCCCTGCGGAACACGGTTGGTCGCTGCAGGCGGAATCGGGCGCCCCGATGAACCTGGCAGATTGTGTTTGTGGGACACGCCGAGTGGTGACTTGCTTTTCGAGCAGACGACCGAATCCAAAATCAACGACGTGGCGTTTCATCCTGAAGGGCACAGCATTGCGGCGGGAGGATCCGATGGGTCAATCGATCTGTTCGATCACGAGTTGAACCCCATCGAGGGTCCGACCGCGACGCGTTTCACATCGATCCAATCGCTGAGTTGGTCGGCCGACGGAGGACGGCTCGCCATCGCGGGTCTCGGAGGCGGACTCGGTGTGTGGGATTCAAAGACCGGACAGCTGCGATATTGGCCGGGTACCACGGAGTTGATCTACACGATCGCTTGGAGCCGTTCGGGAGAGCAGATCGCCGTCTCAACCAGTAGCAACCTCGTCATGGTGATCGACGCGACGACACTTCAACCGATCTTCGAATTACCGGCACAATTAGAGGCCGTCACCACGGTCAACTGGGGACCGAGCGACCGTCGTTTGTTGACCATTGATGCCCGCGGAACCTTCCTCCTTTGGGATCCGATCAGCCGGCATCCCACGCTCAGAATGAGTGCCGGACGGGGAAACGTCCGGGCAGCCCAATGGAGCGAAGACGGTTCGAAAATCATTGCCAGCTCTGGCAAACGCGTCGTGATCTGGGATGCGAGCAAGGGCTATGCGACCGAAGCGTCTCGCTTGACAAAGTGA